One stretch of Manduca sexta isolate Smith_Timp_Sample1 unplaced genomic scaffold, JHU_Msex_v1.0 HiC_scaffold_1637, whole genome shotgun sequence DNA includes these proteins:
- the LOC119191552 gene encoding LOW QUALITY PROTEIN: N-acylneuraminate-9-phosphatase-like (The sequence of the model RefSeq protein was modified relative to this genomic sequence to represent the inferred CDS: inserted 1 base in 1 codon), which yields MWHREDYLLGLITNGPSRAQWQKIERLDLRKYFDCVLVSGDLPWEKPDQHIFLEACKLLNVEPRNCIMVGDKLETDIKGGKEAELXGTVWIPLQKDEESSDLPDFTIDKVTKLPEVLPNSPKLRRCNATNVC from the exons ATGTGGCACAGGGAGGATTATCTTCTCGGTCTGATCACGAACGGGCCGTCACGTGCCCAATGGCAGAAGATCGAACGTCTCGACCTGCGCAAATATTTCGACTGCGTGCTGGTGTCCGGGGACCTGCCCTGGGAAAAGCCCGACCAGCACATATTCCTTGAGGCGTGCAAGCTGCTCAACGTAGAGCCGCGCAACTGCATTATGGTTGGCGACAAACTCGAAACAGACATCAAG GGTGGCAAAGAAGCGGAGT GGGGAACGGTGTGGATCCCGCTACAGAAAGACGAAGAGTCATCGGATCTACCCGATTTCACAATTGATAAAGTCACAAAGTTGCCAGAAGTTTTGCCAAATTCACCGAAACTAAGACGCTGTAACGCGACAAATGTTTGCTGA
- the LOC119191551 gene encoding 39S ribosomal protein L11, mitochondrial-like → MSKSVARLKSMKKVADKIDHSSKLRTNIPAGMAAAGPPLGPMLGQRNINIAAFCKDFNERTANIKPGVPLPTRVKVNSDRSYQLVIHQPPASYFLKQAAGISRGAMEPVREICGKITLKHLYEIAKIKQQDPPLEWKSLEEICTMLVATARTCGIEIVKELDAKEYGDFLAERKKIVEEQKKLLQEKREAKMLRTA, encoded by the exons atgtcaaaatCAGTGGCTCGTTTGAAGTCGATGAAAAAAGTGGCTGATAAAATTGACCATTCTTCAAAGTTGAGGACCAACATACCAGCAGGAATGGCCGCTGCTGGGCCACCTTTAGGCCCTATGCTTGGTcag CGCAACATTAACATAGCAGCTTTCTGTAAAGATTTCAACGAGCGAACGGCGAATATTAAGCCAGGAGTACCTTTGCCGACCAGGGTCAAAGTAAATTCGGACCGTTCTTACCAGTTGGTCATCCACCAACCACCAGCATCATATTTCTTGAAGCAAGCAGCTGGTATAAGTCGCGGTGCAATGGAACCTG TAAGAGAAATATGTGGGAAAATAACCCTTAAACACTTATatgaaatagcaaaaataaaGCAACAGGACCCACCTCTGGAATGGAAATCACTGGAAGAAATATGCACCATGCTGGTAGCAACTGCAAGAACATGTGGTATTGAAATAGTAAAAGAATTAGATGCAAAG GAATATGGTGATTTTCTAGCAGAAAGGAAAAAGATAGTGGAAGAACAGAAGAAACTACTGCAAGAAAAGCGAGAAGCTAAGATGTTGAGAACTGCATAG